Part of the Micropterus dolomieu isolate WLL.071019.BEF.003 ecotype Adirondacks linkage group LG17, ASM2129224v1, whole genome shotgun sequence genome is shown below.
TTTACATTAGCCTTTGTCTCAGACATCAGTAATATAATAATCATAGAGAACCCAGCCTGCTTGTTGTCACCGTTTAGCCAACATAGTTGGTcgttattttaaaaagtttttactGCCAACCGGCAGTGATGGCATCTAATGACGCCATACTTAAACCTGAGATGCACATTAAATGTCAATAACAGGAGGAGGCCTAATTGGTTTATGTGTGTTCAGTCCTGTAGCCAGGGGAAACTTCTTGGGCAGGCATCTGATTTCACCGCCCTCTTTTTCCTTTAAGTGTTCCTTAATCATTAAAAACGATCAGGGGAAATGATGGAAATGTGGTCTGTATTTACATTGTATTgcatacatttcattatatattgtattttgtgtCTGTGATTTTCTTAATTTATGCATGCAATGTATCTGTAATTTAGCCATTAAAATAAGTCATAAATCTTGACAGAACCATATGACATTTGGATGACAGATGACCGTATGAAAACAGCctagtttaataaatgttggCTGCTTTAGTCATCAGTATGACTAAACTCTCATACAACagaacacctttttttttaaaaagtgctgcTGATGGGTGAAAGCTGCTTTTGAACTATATTTTGTTCATGCTAATTTGATTCCAGTCCAAACCTTCCTGCCACAATAGGCCTGCAGACAAATTACTACAGGACACTGTACAAAATATTGTAGGAAACGATATGCAAAGGTTGCGTTGCTCTCAATAATTAAAACCAAATCTCAGGGGTGACAAAGACCAGGACAAGTTGGCTGTACCAAAATAAAACCCAGTAGATATAACTGCAGCACCCTCAGCACCTCTCCTTCTGTCTGAGGGTGGCGTGTCTGTGTGGAATATCCTCAGGATGAGCTTCACCTTACTGGCACGGTGCATCAATCAACAGTGGTCAGAGAAAAGTTTGCTCAAAACTCAGTTAATATTTACACATTGCAGTTAACCACcctatttctttttattataaaataaattttgcatATTCTATAAGCTGTAATTTATTATCTCTGAGCACGCCATCCCTGACACCAGAACACTTCACCCATAATACAAGTTTTTGCCCGACCACGAATGTATGAATTTGTGAAGCACATCAAAACTCACACTTTTAGGCTCAAACTGTCATTTAGTCAGAcaacaagatgagaagattgacagCTACCTGTTAGGTGcacttaaataaaatatctcaAAGGACTGTTACATGTGTCTCCTCTGTAGAGATGGTGGTGTCTATGAAGAACGTGGCAGGCATGGACGTGGAGCTCACAGTGGAGGAGAGGAACCTACTATCAGTGGCCTACAAGAATGTGATTGGAGCTCGGAGAGCCTCCTGGAGGATAATCAGCAGTATCGAGCAGAGGGAAGAGAACAAGGGCGGAGAAGAGAAACTGAAGATGATCCGGGAATACAGGCAAACGGTAAAGCGCTCAGTAAAGGTTGTCACTTTCCACAAAAAAGCTTAGCATTTGTATTTAGACAGTGACTGTCAGGAGCACTTACACAGATTCACTATGTCCCATTGTCACAAAtatgtttgtcattttcacagcatCTCAGACGTGTTGTGCTAATGTGAGATCACTAGTTCAAATGAATAATACACACTTATGAGCAGCTACTGGATAGACTGCATCTGAGTCATAGCTGGCAAATCCTCCACTCTCACTTGGTTTTATGAAAGGAAATAAGATCTGGTTATTAATCTGGGAGAGGCCAGAGTGTGTCAGAGAGATGGGAGAGGCAGTTGGACTGCAGTTAATGACCTAATGGGATTCAGAGATGGGTAATCCTGCAGTTGCACCTTCATTGTGTTAGTTGTGCTCTAAATCCCTTGGGAGGTACATTTCTAATATCACAGCACCTGGTGAGCATTCAATAAACATCTAAAGTGGATTAATTCAATTAGGTATTGAAGCTACTAGCAGACCATAAGAAGATTGGGGTTTAAAAGGGCCGATACAGTCCAAAAGAGTACACAGACAGCTGCAGTACGTGTTCTACATACACAGCCCTAATCGCACATACAGTCCACGCGGTCATACGTTTTTTTGGCTGCATCTGGATGGTTTGCGCTGACCCCCTCAGACGTGGGCAGATGACGAAATGTACTTTACATGGACCACACACAAACGGGAAAATATAactatgtttattttgtttgtttggtggcAGGTTGAGAAGGAGCTGAAGTCGATTTGTGGTGACATTCTGGATGCACTGGAAAGGCACCTACTCCCCTCTGCCGTCATGGGAGAGTCGAAGGTCTTCTACAACAAAATGTAAGATCTTTGTGGTCTGAATGTAAATGAATAGATGAATAAGTAAACCCTCTCCGGTCCTTGAACAGAATGATGAGTACATTTATTTAGCATGTGtgttatttaacacactcatgTGGTTACATATAGAATCTTGAGAGTTGAACTCGAGTCAGCAAAGGAAACATGGCAATATCAGGGAAGTTCACACATGGGATACTTTTCAAGAAAATTTAAGTGTAAAGTGAAGGCTCATGAAATAAGTTGCACAGCTAGCTTATTTAAGACCATAACAGTACAACTATTAACTTGTAATACACTTAAGTCATTCTTCCAAAGAAAACACTTCAGttgtgaaagtaaattttgtggCCACTTTTGTCTTCCGCCAATTCCAGGAAGGGTGACTACCACAGGTACCTGGCAGAGTTCGCCACTGGCAACAACAGAAAGGAGGCAGCAGAGAACAGCCTGGTAGCCTACAAAACTGCTACAGATCTTGCCATGCTGGAGCTGCCACCCACGCACCCCATCCGCCTCGGTCTAGCCCTCAACTTCTCCGTCTTCTACTACGAGATCCTCAACTCGCCTGACCGCGCTTGCAGGTTACTGAATCTGCACTGCACTTACTCTAGTGCTTCTTTTTAGTTTCAACAGTGGTAAAGCAGAGTATAATCTTATATTTACATAGCAACCTCTAAAACTGATAACGAGCGTTTGTTTTAAAGGATCTGAAGTGTAGAACCCTGACAATAAAGAGCCTAGGTACCGTCTCTTGTTTTTAATCCACTTTCACTAATCCTTCCCAGTTGCCATGCATAAGCAGACGCTCTTGCCTTTGCCTCACCATGGACATTATTCTGAGCAGCGAGGATGAAACTTTAAACGCTTTGTTcgttgttgggggggggggtttgttgttttttcctttggCTTCATGCTCACGTGTAAATAAAGGAATATGTAACAGGAGCTCCTTGCAAGCAAACAAGAATTGccttacacaaacacatcactGACACGGATGGATAATGCAGAATATGTCTTTAAACCTTATTTTAACGTGATGAACACTGTAGCTTGAAACGGAACCAGTAAAATCTTGAGTGTGAATACTGATGCAGTTAAAGCTAACAAGTATTAAGTGATTTCAACAAAAGTGTGTTTGCGCAGGTTGGCAAAGGCTGCGTTTGATGACGCCATCACAGAACTGGACACACTGAGTGAAGACAGCTACAAGGACTCCACACTTATCATGCAGTTGTTACGTGACAACCTGACACTATGGACTTCAGATATGCAGGGAGAGGGTAAGATACCTTGGTGACCCCTTTCATTTTACTAATCTGGGAATCAAAGTGTACTGCAATCTACCTTTTTGTCTCTGTAGAACCTCTTTTTCCAGGACTTGATGCTGAAACTATGATGAACTAACTCACTCATCTCCTGTTACCTGACTAATACCTTTTTCACTGGGTTTATAACATGTCTTAATACTGTGAGCAGCTTGATTGATGTTCTGTTTTCCCAATCATTGGCAGTGCGAGacataacattttataatatatacGTAACACTTTAAAAGGAAATAATAATCCATATATTAAACTGATGCTTGAAGCTTTCTTGTCACATTATCTGACAGAAATTACTCAAATAATAGAGACAGCAGTCGGCTTAATCGGAACTCAAAATTGTCATGTTTATCAGCAcagggcacttcctgtcggcacAGATCTTACAGTCCACGTtgcctcgacgtgtagttacattttcgAGGAGGTGCATGTCAGGCTACGCCACAGGTGAACGgtgtagggtagggggctacacAGGCTATGCCGTCAATTcgacgcaggagtataaattgCGCTTAAACAGCTGTGCTCACCAGCTTGGTGTCTAACCTGGCTGGACAA
Proteins encoded:
- the ywhae1 gene encoding tyrosine 3-monooxygenase/tryptophan 5-monooxygenase activation protein, epsilon polypeptide 1 isoform X1, giving the protein MGERDDLVYQAKLAEQAERYDEMVVSMKNVAGMDVELTVEERNLLSVAYKNVIGARRASWRIISSIEQREENKGGEEKLKMIREYRQTVEKELKSICGDILDALERHLLPSAVMGESKVFYNKMKGDYHRYLAEFATGNNRKEAAENSLVAYKTATDLAMLELPPTHPIRLGLALNFSVFYYEILNSPDRACRLAKAAFDDAITELDTLSEDSYKDSTLIMQLLRDNLTLWTSDMQGEGEEQNKEALQDVEDEAQ
- the ywhae1 gene encoding tyrosine 3-monooxygenase/tryptophan 5-monooxygenase activation protein, epsilon polypeptide 1 isoform X2; protein product: MGERDDLVYQAKLAEQAERYDEMVVSMKNVAGMDVELTVEERNLLSVAYKNVIGARRASWRIISSIEQREENKGGEEKLKMIREYRQTVEKELKSICGDILDALERHLLPSAVMGESKVFYNKMKGDYHRYLAEFATGNNRKEAAENSLVAYKTATDLAMLELPPTHPIRLGLALNFSVFYYEILNSPDRACRLAKAAFDDAITELDTLSEDSYKDSTLIMQLLRDNLTLWTSDMQGEES